The Brassica napus cultivar Da-Ae chromosome C7, Da-Ae, whole genome shotgun sequence genome has a segment encoding these proteins:
- the LOC106407646 gene encoding multiprotein-bridging factor 1c-like, with translation MPSRYPGAVTQDWEPVVLHKTKPKSQDLRNPKAVNAALRSGLAVQTVKKFDAGSNKKGKSTAVPVINTKKLEEETEPSAMDRVKAEVRLAIQKARLEKKMSQADLAKQINERTQVVQEYENGKAVPNQAVLAKIEKVLGVKLRGKHVK, from the coding sequence ATGCCGAGCAGATACCCAGGAGCCGTGACGCAAGACTGGGAGCCAGTGGTGCTCCACAAAACTAAGCCAAAGAGCCAAGACCTCCGTAATCCCAAGGCGGTTAACGCGGCTCTCAGAAGCGGCTTAGCGGTTCAGACGGTGAAGAAATTCGACGCCGGTTCGAACAAGAAGGGGAAATCGACGGCTGTGCCGGTGATCAACACGAAGAAGCTGGAGGAAGAGACGGAGCCGTCGGCGATGGATAGGGTGAAAGCGGAGGTGAGGCTAGCGATACAGAAAGCTCggttggagaagaagatgtcaCAAGCGGATCTAGCGAAACAGATCAACGAGCGGACACAGGTGGTTCAAGAATACGAAAACGGGAAAGCTGTTCCTAACCAGGCCGTACTTGCCAAGATTGAGAAGGTTCTAGGTGTTAAACTCAGGGGTAAACATGTCAAATAA
- the LOC106407785 gene encoding uncharacterized protein LOC106407785 has protein sequence MEMENRADMESSRTLPERMFALGEEPVGVRVTPYHKPFAISNILWSLEEDEVDALRRSLEEDEVDALRRSPFGKLANQSDFLREFAIVTGLNCFKYPARSKKKAKRDINEKPYWGELFGTMKEVSVNCVVRMLKERSVTAKETRIKYAFLALLASVVLPTTHTPRISHEHAEKIKDLDAFLAYPWGRISFELLISSIKERNELSLSQNTIALKGFVLALQLVMIEAVPALTKAVHEAGSSGSEGDFAGDDELSEEERKGKRSISPGHARDTDCSGKAGVVSIISVGNEAVNGDSQFGWSDDEEDVDVVRMREETRSEAEIRKTTKQKSNQSSSDVVDADSIASCVKGRLSGDLSRVSEELNRVSAEVSRMATELKSFGAAFKSFQTAIVSKVDDMLKTFHGQTVQNITNPMIHSPAPAMQHVPPPVAVRRTGEDQSKYSHVGVNDVVNQPTASSHGGLDASKIIENALRFAEKECFPLSNVETVGVNPTMHTIGNARVNGSEPSPNFSSAEEEPILDPGLVFPKPTFSLGLSQEEPNNESSGCDVVNEESLVIALNKDNGVTVAEGDAPCHPFRKSKRQKVVPKALVGDYECDNKFLTRAWEAHVAANRTGDDMEVESKFCKLRDILKTPFSFIINEVRIESKDLSVLVEKSGQVPAKVVNVLIHHTRSVYNSASDQITANQAVFFDTKFVCQFPRLMEGCSSVDAGCRLYFPFNLDKTHWVCLCIDATSWQLHVLDCNISIRSDVMMCKEIAPIAVMLTYLLRQAGKQICGKEVKALPIDRPHTVPQLENQLYSAVNEVLLIQAHAFGGLEICKCISPNVVESELQRLAVTIVERYHGII, from the exons ATGGAGATGGAAAATCGAGCAGATATGGAGTCTTCGCGAACATTACCGGAGAGGATGTTTGCTTTGGGCGAGGAACCCGTGGGGGTGAGAGTTACCCCTTACCACAAACCCTTCGCAATAAGTAACATACTCTGGTCACtggaagaagatgaagtcgATGCTCTGCGCCGATCACtggaagaagatgaagtcgATGCTCTGCGCCGATCACCGTTCGGTAAGCTT GCAAACCAATCCGATTTTCTGAGGGAATTTGCCATAGTAACAGGTCTGAATTGTTTCAAGTATCCAGCTCGTTCCAAAAAAAAGGCAAAGAGGGATATCAACGAGAAGCCATACTGGGGAGAGCTATTCGGTACCATGAAAGAAGTATCTGTCAACTGTGTTGTAAGGATGCTGAAAGAGAGAAGTGTAACTGCAAAAGAAACAAGGATTAAGTATGCGTTCCTTGCACTCCTTGCATCTGTTGTTCTCCCAACAACTCACACACCTCGGATTTCACACGAACATGCGGAGAAGATTAAAGATTTGGATGCGTTTCTTGCATATCCTTGGGGTCGCATTTCTTTCGAATTGCTTATAAGCAGTATCAAAGAGAGGAACGAACTTTCTCTATCCCAAAACACAATAGCTCTAAAGGGATTTGTGCTAGCTTTACAGCTTGTAATGATCGAAGCTGTACCTGCTCTTACCAAAGCCGTTCATGAAGCCGGCTCGTCAGGTTCGGAAGGCGATTTTGCGGGCGACGACGAACtttcagaagaagaaagaaaagggaAGCGAAGTATAAGTCCAGGGCATGCCCGTGATACTGACTGTTCTGGAAAG GCCGGGGTGGTTTCCATTATTTCGGTTGGGAACGAGGCTGTCAATGGGGATTCTCAGTTTGGGTGgtctgatgatgaagaagatgtcG ATGTTGTAAGAATGCGGGAAGAAACAAGAAGTGAAGCAGAGATCAGGAAAACAACAAAGCAGAAATCAAACCAGAGTAGTAGTGATGTTGTGGACGCAGATTCCATAGCTAGTTGTGTAAAAGGTCGTCTTTCAGGAGATCTGAGTCGTGTATCAGAAGAGCTGAACCGTGTTTCCGCAGAAGTTTCCCGTATGGCAACAGAACTGAAGAGTTTTGGTGCTGCCTTTAAAAGTTTCCAAACCGCTATTGTTTCCAAAGTAGACGATATGTTGAAGACATTTCACGGTCAGACTGTCCAAAATATAACTAATCCGATGATTCATTCCCCTGCTCCTGCCATGCAACATGTTCCACCGCCTGTAGCT GTTCGGAGGACTGGCGAGGATCAATCCAAGTATTCACATGTAGGCGTAAATGATGTCGTCAATCAACCCACAGCTTCGAGTCATGGTGGACTTGATGCTTCAAAAATTATAGAGAACGCATTGAGGTTCGCGGAGAAGGAATGCTTTCCACTTTCCAAT GTTGAAACCGTTGGGGTTAACCCAACGATGCACACCATCGGAAATGCTAGAGTGAATGGATCTGAACCTTCTCCCAACTTTTCATCCGCTGAAGAAGAACCC ATTCTGGACCCAGGCCTCGTGTTTCCTAAACCGACATTTTCGCTAGGGCTGAGTCAGGAAGAGCCGAATAATGAAAGCAGTGGGTGTGATGTTGTAAACGAGGAATCTCTTGTCATAGCTTTAAACAAGGATAATGGTGTTACAGTAGCAGAAGGCGATGCGCCTTGTCACCCTTTCAGGAAAAGCAAGCGCCAGAAGGTTGTTCCAAAAGCGTTAGTGGGTGACTACGAATGTGACAATAAATTTCTTACAAGAGCGTGGGAAGCACATGTTGCGGCTAATCGAACCGGTGATGACATGGAAGTTGAGTCAAAATTCTGTAAGCTGAGAGACATTCTGAAAACCCCGTT TTCCTTCATCATAAACGAAGTTAGGATTGAAAGCAAGGATTTGTCTGTTCTGGTGGAGAAGTCTGGACAAGTACCAGCGAAG GTTGTTAATGTGCTTATTCATCATACACGGTCCGTATATAACAGTGCCTCTGATCAGATAACAGCAAATCAGGCTGTGTTCTTCGACACCAAGTTTGTATGTCAGTTTCCAAGACTTATGGAAG GTTGCAGCAGCGTCGACGCGGGTTGCAGGTTATACTTCCCTTTTAACTTGGATAAGACACATTGGGTTTGTTTGTGCATTGACGCCACAAGTTGGCAGCTCCATGTTCTGGACTGCAACATCTCTATCCGCAGTGATGTAATGATGTGCAAAGAGATTGCCCCTATTGCAGTCATGCTTACGTATTTACTTAGACAAGCTGGGAAACAAATTTGCGGGAAAGAGGTGAAAGCTTTACCGATTGATAGACCACACACGGTCCCGCAATTAGAGAATCAGTTGTATTCGGCTGTAAATGAGGTTCTCCTTATTCAGGCACACGCATTTGGCGGTTTAGAAATCTGCAAATGCATATCCCCCAACGTTGTGGAGTCTGAGCTTCAACGACTTGCTGTCACCATTGTGGAGAGATACCACGGCATCATATGA
- the BNAC07G07180D gene encoding uncharacterized protein BNAC07G07180D, with the protein MEEEDSARGMSQSVKASSSSTSGGGSWRHRRGERERGFPKFCRCGEEAVIKTSGTTKNPGRLFHCCPYGSEEYKSRIFSWTDECMVEEIYDLKEMASDLKGEISELRGEMGGLQNDIERGKMMIESEKNMIGCCVVL; encoded by the exons ATGGAGGAGGAAGATAGCGCAAGAGGAATGTCGCAATCAGTGAAGGCAAGCTCGTCGTCTACGTCTG GGGGAGGAAGCTGGAGGCATCGTCgtggagaaagagagagaggtttcCCTAAATTTTGCCGCTGTGGGGAAGAGGCTGTCATTAAAACCTCCGGAACAACTAAGAACCCTGGAAGGCTTTTCCATTGTTGTCCATATGGATCTGAAGAG TACAAATCTCGTATTTTTTCTTGGACCGATGAATGTATGGTGGAGGAGATTTACGATTTAAAGGAAATGGCGAGCGATTTGAAGGGAGAAATTTCCGAGTTGAGAGGCGAAATGGGTGGATTGCAGAATGATATTGAACGGGGGAAGATGATGATTGAATCCGAGAAGAACATGATTGGCTGCTGTGTTGTTTTGTAA